In Candidatus Saccharibacteria bacterium oral taxon 488, a single window of DNA contains:
- a CDS encoding DNA-directed RNA polymerase subunit beta — translation MRGVTPVAQQTTRGARVFFTGTDSAIAMPNLIAHQEDSWRWFVEDGLSEIFSEINPIDDYTGQKLALRFGSYHFDEPKTTDQFAKENNLTFEAPLHATVELTNKVTGEVKEQEIYLGDYPWMTERGTFIINGTERVVVSQLIRSAGVFFTADTVAGRNYYGAKMIPGRGAWLEFETATNGTIYVKIDRRRKLPVTTLLRALGHPKTSEIRELFADIDTGETSYIQETLEKDTARGANEALIEVYRRLRPGDLATVDNARQMIERMFFDFKRFDYSRVGRYKMNQRLGLDVANTAENRIFQMSDLVAIIREIIHLNNTQEPADDIDALSNRRVKLVGELIARQFRVGMLRMQRNAMDRMSVADMENVTPSQLINARPVVAAVREFFTSSQLSQLLDEVNPLSELSHKRRLSSMGPGGLSRERAGFDVRDAHPTHYGRICSVETPEGANVGLVLNLATYARVNEYGFIETPYLRVKDGRVTDEVVYLDAAQEASEVIADAGARLNDDKSFTDSRVSARKFLQPGQVDVEEVTFMDAAHKQILGSTAALVPFIEKTRVDRALTGSNMQRQAVPLLTPEPAVVGTGIEQAVAENSGHLIQAEADGEVVRADADEIHVKYADGVKVYALRHFVKNNDDRCYNQKVRVARGDRVKQGDILIEGASIAEGEIALGRNLTVAFMPWGGYNMEDAIILSRRLVEDDRLTSINIKDYNVEVRETKLGPEIVTRDIPNVSEDSLRHLDENGIVQIGSEVKAGDVLVGKITPKGEQELSSEERLLRAIFGEKAKDVRDTSQRMNNAGGGKVVGVKIFSRENGHELKAGVLMQIQIFVAQMRKIGVGDKMAGRFGNKGVVARVLPVEDMPFMEDGTPVDVILNPLGVPSRMNLGQLFETHLGMAARALGYRVATPSFDGVPSATISDELEKAGLARDGKSQLFDGRTGEAFEERTTVGVMHMIKLHHMVSDKIHARSTGPYTMVTQQPLGGKAQNGGQRFGEMEVWALEAYGAAATLQEMLTIKSDDVYGRAKAYESIIKDEPIIGPKLPESFNVLVKELQGLGLRVDLLDEGGVVDAEHVIASSGPADKTVPQTTSDDDDDDDQVYLDESDDIGDIEAGMSVQDIDEVEEIKEEA, via the coding sequence GGTCAGAAGTTGGCACTGCGGTTCGGCAGTTATCATTTTGACGAGCCAAAGACCACTGATCAGTTCGCCAAGGAAAACAATTTGACGTTTGAAGCGCCACTGCACGCAACCGTTGAGTTGACCAACAAAGTCACGGGCGAAGTCAAGGAACAAGAAATTTACCTCGGTGATTATCCATGGATGACCGAGCGCGGTACGTTTATCATCAACGGTACGGAGCGCGTGGTGGTTAGCCAGTTAATCCGCTCGGCCGGTGTGTTCTTTACCGCCGATACGGTGGCTGGTCGTAATTATTACGGTGCCAAGATGATCCCAGGCCGTGGTGCATGGCTGGAGTTTGAAACGGCAACCAATGGCACGATTTATGTCAAGATTGACCGCCGCCGCAAGCTACCGGTGACGACGTTACTACGGGCTTTGGGCCATCCAAAAACCTCAGAAATTCGCGAACTGTTTGCCGACATCGACACGGGCGAGACTAGTTACATTCAGGAAACGCTCGAGAAAGACACTGCGCGTGGCGCTAATGAGGCGCTGATCGAGGTCTATCGTCGCTTGCGGCCGGGCGACTTGGCGACGGTTGATAACGCACGCCAGATGATCGAGCGAATGTTCTTTGATTTCAAGCGCTTTGATTATAGTCGGGTTGGCCGGTACAAGATGAACCAGCGCCTGGGTCTGGACGTTGCTAATACCGCTGAAAACCGTATCTTCCAGATGAGCGACCTGGTGGCCATCATCCGCGAGATTATTCACCTCAACAATACCCAGGAGCCAGCTGATGACATTGATGCGCTGAGCAATCGCCGTGTCAAGCTGGTCGGCGAGCTGATTGCCCGTCAGTTCCGCGTCGGTATGCTGAGGATGCAACGTAATGCCATGGACCGGATGAGTGTGGCTGATATGGAGAACGTCACGCCAAGCCAATTGATCAATGCGCGGCCGGTGGTGGCAGCAGTGCGTGAATTCTTTACTAGCTCACAGCTCAGTCAGCTCCTCGATGAGGTTAATCCACTGTCTGAGCTTAGTCATAAGCGCCGATTGAGCTCGATGGGCCCCGGCGGTTTGAGCCGCGAACGGGCTGGTTTTGACGTGCGCGACGCTCACCCAACGCACTACGGTCGTATCTGTTCGGTGGAGACACCAGAGGGTGCCAACGTTGGCCTGGTGCTGAACCTCGCTACTTACGCACGGGTCAATGAATATGGCTTTATCGAGACGCCGTACCTGCGTGTCAAAGATGGCCGAGTGACGGACGAAGTGGTTTATCTGGACGCTGCTCAGGAAGCCAGCGAAGTTATCGCCGATGCTGGGGCGCGCTTGAATGATGACAAGTCATTCACCGACAGCCGTGTCAGTGCCCGTAAATTCCTCCAGCCAGGTCAGGTCGACGTCGAAGAAGTTACCTTTATGGATGCTGCTCACAAGCAGATTCTCGGCTCGACGGCGGCGCTGGTACCGTTTATCGAGAAAACCCGTGTTGACCGCGCCTTGACTGGCTCGAACATGCAGCGCCAAGCAGTGCCGCTACTCACGCCAGAGCCGGCGGTTGTCGGTACCGGTATCGAGCAGGCGGTAGCCGAGAATAGCGGCCACCTGATCCAGGCCGAGGCCGACGGTGAAGTGGTGCGGGCTGACGCTGATGAAATTCATGTCAAGTATGCTGATGGCGTCAAGGTCTACGCACTGCGACACTTCGTCAAGAACAATGACGATCGCTGCTACAACCAGAAAGTTCGGGTAGCCCGTGGCGATAGGGTTAAGCAGGGCGACATCCTCATCGAGGGCGCGTCGATTGCCGAGGGCGAGATTGCGCTGGGGCGAAACCTGACGGTGGCCTTTATGCCGTGGGGCGGTTACAACATGGAGGACGCGATTATCCTCAGCCGCCGCTTGGTGGAGGACGATCGCTTGACCAGTATTAACATCAAGGATTACAACGTGGAGGTTCGCGAGACCAAGCTCGGCCCAGAGATCGTCACCCGCGACATTCCGAATGTGTCAGAAGACAGTCTGCGTCACTTAGACGAAAACGGTATCGTGCAAATTGGTTCTGAGGTCAAGGCTGGCGACGTGCTGGTTGGTAAGATTACGCCGAAAGGTGAGCAGGAACTGAGTTCTGAGGAGCGTCTGCTGCGCGCCATCTTTGGTGAAAAGGCCAAGGACGTGCGCGACACCTCACAGCGGATGAACAATGCTGGCGGCGGCAAAGTCGTCGGTGTCAAGATCTTTAGCCGCGAGAATGGCCACGAGCTCAAGGCTGGCGTGCTGATGCAAATCCAAATTTTCGTGGCGCAGATGCGCAAGATCGGTGTTGGTGACAAGATGGCCGGCCGCTTCGGCAACAAGGGTGTGGTTGCGCGGGTACTGCCAGTCGAGGATATGCCATTCATGGAGGATGGTACGCCAGTTGACGTGATCTTGAACCCACTGGGTGTGCCAAGCCGCATGAACCTCGGTCAGCTGTTTGAAACACACCTGGGTATGGCGGCACGAGCACTAGGCTACCGCGTGGCAACGCCGTCGTTTGATGGTGTGCCATCAGCAACAATTTCTGATGAACTAGAAAAGGCTGGTTTGGCACGTGACGGCAAGAGTCAATTGTTCGATGGCCGCACTGGTGAAGCGTTTGAAGAGCGCACCACAGTCGGTGTGATGCACATGATCAAATTACACCACATGGTTTCTGACAAGATCCACGCCCGCTCAACTGGCCCGTACACCATGGTCACCCAGCAGCCGCTCGGCGGTAAGGCGCAGAACGGTGGTCAGCGCTTCGGCGAGATGGAGGTATGGGCGCTGGAGGCTTACGGTGCTGCGGCGACCCTACAGGAAATGCTAACCATCAAGTCTGACGACGTGTATGGCCGTGCCAAGGCCTACGAGTCTATCATCAAGGACGAGCCAATCATCGGGCCGAAACTGCCAGAATCCTTCAACGTGCTCGTCAAGGAGCTCCAGGGATTGGGCCTTCGGGTTGACCTGCTTGATGAGGGCGGCGTGGTTGACGCTGAGCATGTTATTGCTTCGAGCGGCCCAGCCGACAAGACCGTGCCACAAACCACCAGCGACGATGATGATGACGATGACCAAGTTTACTTAGACGAATCAGACGACATCGGCGACATCGAGGCCGGCATGAGCGTACAAGATATTGACGAAGTAGAAGAGATAAAGGAGGAGGCGTAA
- the fusA gene encoding elongation factor G — MAANVPLQNFRNIGIIAHIDAGKTTTTEGILYRTGLTHKIGVVKGDGDGATTDWMAQEKERGITITSAAVTCFWKDHKINIIDTPGHIDFTAEVERSLRVLDGAVTVFDGKMGVEAQSETVWRQANKYGVPRICFVNKINQTGGDFWKSLESIHNRLSKQAFPIHIPIGFEKTINGVVDLVDMKAYTYDDYTDHELKVGEIPADMLEKAKNARALLVENAVEADDELMMKFLDQGEEAITIDELKMALRKRVLAGDFFLVTGGDGRGVIVEKLLDLMVDYLPSPLDVDEIWGKNPKTGDEVSRKPDEKEPMSALAFKIATDPFVGKLIFIRVYSGVLNSGSYVLNTTTGDKERIGRIVRMHADKREDIDKIAAGDIAAVVGLKNTGTGNTLTDPAHPIALESIEFPEPPVSIAVEPKSKADQEKMALALQRLAEEDPTFRIHTDEETGQTIMSGMGELHLDILIDRMKREFKVEANIGEPQVAFRESIKGRAEVQGKHAKQSGGRGQYGDVWVRFEPNEAGKGFEFIDEIKGGVVPQEYRPAVMKGIKETLEGGVIAGYPVVDVKATLYDGSYHDVDSSELAFSLAGSLAAREGIKQATPILLEPVMKVEVTTPEEFMGDIIGDLNSRRGRIDAMEDLMGGAKLVKAFVPLANMFGYTSDIRSMSQGRAASTMELAQYEEVPPNVAQEIIEKRNA, encoded by the coding sequence ATGGCAGCAAACGTTCCATTACAAAACTTTAGAAACATTGGTATCATTGCCCATATTGACGCCGGTAAAACGACGACCACTGAGGGTATCTTGTACCGCACTGGCTTGACACATAAAATTGGTGTAGTTAAGGGTGACGGCGACGGTGCGACCACCGACTGGATGGCGCAGGAAAAGGAGCGGGGCATTACCATTACCTCGGCGGCGGTGACCTGCTTCTGGAAAGACCATAAGATTAACATTATCGACACGCCAGGGCACATCGACTTTACTGCTGAGGTGGAGCGTTCGCTACGCGTGCTCGACGGCGCAGTGACCGTGTTTGACGGCAAGATGGGTGTTGAGGCGCAGTCTGAGACCGTCTGGCGCCAGGCTAACAAATACGGCGTGCCGCGCATTTGCTTCGTTAACAAGATCAACCAGACCGGTGGCGACTTCTGGAAATCTTTGGAATCAATTCACAATCGCTTGAGCAAACAAGCCTTTCCAATTCACATCCCAATTGGTTTTGAAAAGACGATTAACGGCGTGGTCGACCTCGTCGACATGAAAGCCTACACCTACGATGATTACACCGACCACGAGTTGAAAGTTGGCGAAATCCCGGCTGATATGCTGGAGAAGGCGAAGAATGCTCGCGCCCTGCTGGTGGAAAATGCCGTTGAGGCTGATGATGAATTGATGATGAAGTTCCTCGACCAGGGTGAGGAAGCGATTACTATCGACGAACTGAAAATGGCGCTGCGTAAGCGAGTGCTGGCTGGTGACTTCTTCTTAGTCACTGGTGGTGACGGCCGTGGTGTCATCGTGGAGAAGCTGCTTGACCTGATGGTTGACTACTTGCCAAGCCCGCTGGATGTTGACGAAATTTGGGGTAAAAATCCAAAGACCGGCGACGAAGTGAGCCGCAAACCAGACGAAAAAGAGCCGATGAGCGCTCTCGCGTTCAAGATCGCTACTGACCCATTTGTTGGTAAGTTAATCTTTATCCGCGTCTATTCTGGCGTGCTGAATTCGGGCAGCTACGTCTTGAACACCACCACTGGCGATAAGGAGCGTATCGGCCGTATCGTGCGTATGCATGCTGACAAACGCGAGGATATCGACAAGATTGCTGCTGGCGATATCGCTGCGGTGGTTGGTTTGAAGAACACCGGTACCGGTAATACCTTGACCGACCCAGCGCATCCGATCGCTCTGGAGTCAATTGAATTCCCAGAGCCACCAGTGTCCATCGCCGTTGAACCAAAGTCAAAGGCCGACCAGGAAAAGATGGCACTCGCCTTGCAGCGCTTGGCTGAGGAAGATCCAACCTTCCGCATTCACACTGATGAAGAAACTGGTCAGACGATTATGTCCGGCATGGGTGAGTTGCACCTGGATATCTTGATCGACCGTATGAAGCGCGAGTTCAAGGTTGAAGCGAATATCGGTGAACCGCAAGTGGCCTTCCGCGAGTCAATCAAGGGCCGCGCCGAAGTCCAGGGTAAGCACGCCAAGCAGTCTGGTGGTCGCGGTCAATATGGTGACGTTTGGGTACGCTTTGAGCCGAATGAGGCCGGCAAGGGCTTTGAATTCATCGACGAGATTAAGGGTGGCGTGGTTCCTCAGGAATATCGCCCGGCTGTCATGAAAGGTATTAAGGAGACTTTGGAAGGCGGTGTTATCGCTGGCTATCCAGTGGTTGATGTCAAGGCGACGCTGTATGATGGTTCGTACCACGATGTCGACTCCTCAGAACTAGCTTTCTCTCTAGCAGGTTCGTTGGCAGCTCGCGAAGGTATCAAGCAAGCCACACCAATCCTGCTTGAACCAGTCATGAAAGTTGAAGTGACCACCCCAGAAGAGTTCATGGGTGACATCATCGGTGACCTCAACTCACGCCGCGGTCGCATCGACGCCATGGAGGATTTGATGGGCGGCGCTAAATTGGTCAAGGCTTTTGTGCCACTGGCAAATATGTTTGGCTATACCTCAGACATCCGCTCGATGTCTCAGGGTCGCGCAGCCAGCACCATGGAGCTAGCGCAGTACGAGGAAGTACCACCAAACGTAGCGCAGGAGATTATCGAAAAGCGCAACGCCTAG
- a CDS encoding YajQ family cyclic di-GMP-binding protein yields MASFSFDIVSEIDKAELNNVFMQAEKEIQGRYDFKGTNAGIDWLDDKKGFKLTGDNDWQVDAVLDIVRKKLAARGQSSKVLDLTKEKVTSNLKTTWEIPFKQGLDQPTAKRIAADIRTNVPKAKPQIQGDLVRVTSASKDELQKVVGLVRENDYDTPLQCVNYR; encoded by the coding sequence ATGGCAAGTTTTTCATTTGATATTGTGTCAGAAATTGACAAAGCCGAGCTGAATAATGTTTTCATGCAGGCGGAAAAAGAAATCCAAGGGCGGTACGATTTTAAGGGAACGAATGCTGGGATTGACTGGCTGGATGATAAAAAAGGATTCAAGCTCACCGGTGATAACGACTGGCAGGTTGATGCGGTGCTGGATATCGTGCGCAAGAAACTGGCGGCTCGGGGTCAGTCGAGCAAAGTCCTCGATCTCACCAAAGAAAAGGTTACCTCAAATCTCAAAACCACGTGGGAAATTCCCTTCAAACAGGGTCTCGACCAGCCGACCGCCAAGCGCATCGCTGCCGATATTCGTACTAACGTACCCAAAGCCAAACCACAAATCCAAGGCGACCTCGTCCGTGTCACCTCCGCCTCGAAAGATGAGTTACAGAAAGTCGTTGGCTTGGTGCGTGAAAATGATTATGACACGCCGCTGCAGTGCGTGAATTATCGCTAA
- the rpsG gene encoding 30S ribosomal protein S7, with product MPRKVTKKLQRQLQPDRRYQSVLVQRLINKSMLDGKKLAAERAVYTALETAAKKLDSEDPLAVFEKALKNVSPNFEVKSRRVGGANYQIPFPVQGHRQLHYAFSWLVQSARARSGMPYSQRLALEIVDAYNEAGAAFKKKEDTHKMAEANRAFAHFARG from the coding sequence ATGCCTCGTAAAGTTACCAAGAAACTACAACGCCAATTACAACCTGACCGCCGCTACCAAAGTGTGTTGGTGCAGCGCTTGATCAATAAATCAATGCTGGACGGCAAGAAGTTGGCGGCTGAACGTGCTGTCTACACCGCGCTGGAAACTGCTGCTAAGAAATTGGATTCAGAAGATCCACTGGCAGTGTTTGAGAAGGCCTTGAAAAACGTCAGTCCAAACTTTGAAGTGAAGAGCCGCCGTGTCGGTGGTGCCAACTACCAGATTCCGTTCCCAGTTCAAGGACACCGTCAGTTGCACTATGCGTTTAGCTGGCTGGTGCAATCAGCTCGCGCTCGCAGCGGCATGCCATATTCACAGCGTTTGGCACTGGAAATCGTCGACGCCTACAACGAAGCTGGTGCTGCCTTCAAGAAGAAGGAAGACACCCACAAGATGGCCGAGGCCAACCGCGCCTTTGCGCACTTTGCTCGTGGCTAA
- the rpoC gene encoding DNA-directed RNA polymerase subunit beta', with translation MAQYSFNATGISDFDAVRLAVASAEDILKWSHGEVLKPETINYRTQKPERDGLFCERIFGPVKDINPHDSKLKGVRSREAAVDKNGELVTKSIVRRERMGHIQLAAPVAHIWFMRGTPSAMSLLLGMTVRNIERIAYFATYVILKVDEVTRDQYLADLEAETEAGRMAIKMRYEQLAEADNADIKQLAKEQSREVDELNDKYTTKKSQLEGLIKGALISETDYRNLPEEYDELIEVGMGASALKALLDEINLSELIAQLSEEAEHAKGQREKKLLKRLKMLESMQAAGIKPSSLCLTVLPVIPPDLRPMVALSGGRFATSDLNDLYRRIINRNNRLKKLVELNAPEVIQRNERRMLQEAVDALIDNAAARGGRAVSSTGSRRRLKSISDMLKGKQGRFRQNLLGKRVDYSGRSVIVVGPKLKINQCGLPKQMALELFKPFVISWLIKGEFAHNIRSATRLIESGEAVVWDALDEAIKGKYVLLNRAPSLHRLSIQSFQPVLVEGKAIQLHPLVCAGFNADFDGDQMAVHLPLSKEAQAEARELMSATNNLLKPADGAPVLHISQDIVLGNYYLTYDKPQAQTDHIKAFSSVYEAELAYDQGDIQLQTPIRIYAKGKLRQTTLGRVFFNEILPEDFPYDNNVQTKKQLKKVLAQIFNKYGAEETAKIADRMKGQAFRFATTAAVSTGMTDYVHFDEIAEFVAEGDAKAALISEQFDQGLITEDERYNLTVNAWRNVDNKITTFLQDQLAHMDTSISMMVNSGARGDISNVKLASAMIGIQVDAANREIELPIRSSYTGGLSSLEAFVATRGARKGLIDTALKTADSGYLTRRLVDVAQDVFTVEDAEGDDEGYAIYRSETEETMIDFSNRLAGRYAAETIPGHVNKDELITREIADSIDDDESVQSVKIQSVLSTNNLNGIPQRSYGVDMSTGKLVGNHQPVGVIAAQSVGEPGTQLTLRTFHNSGVAGGDITQGLPRVEELFEARTPKGQAFVAEIAGLVDVWEDGKKYIVQVTPESGNVERLPLDGRTIMVKAGSSVKAGDVLATGEEDTRPLVAPFDGVVEAAEDTLVIAAEAGAPARYEIPGNMQLVVKANDVVEAGDRLTAGSLNLHDLMRLKGVEATQRYIINEVLRIYAAQGQDVADKHLEIIVRQMFSRVQIEDAGDSDFVTGDIVSKAAVVNTNKQLAAEGKNLISYTQLLLGITKVSIWSDSWLSAASFQDTTRVLINAAVSGRADHLHGLKENVIIGRKIPVGTGAVEEMETDEPSEDEFADNQEEELAVAV, from the coding sequence ATGGCGCAATATTCATTTAACGCGACCGGAATTAGCGATTTTGATGCGGTGCGCCTAGCGGTGGCCAGCGCCGAGGACATCCTAAAGTGGAGTCACGGCGAGGTTCTCAAGCCAGAGACGATCAATTATCGCACCCAAAAGCCAGAGCGCGACGGCTTGTTCTGCGAGCGGATTTTCGGTCCGGTCAAGGACATCAATCCGCATGATTCCAAGCTCAAAGGTGTTCGTTCACGCGAGGCCGCAGTTGATAAAAACGGCGAACTCGTCACCAAATCAATCGTTCGCCGTGAGCGCATGGGTCACATCCAGTTGGCAGCGCCAGTGGCGCACATCTGGTTTATGCGCGGCACGCCGAGTGCCATGAGCTTGCTACTAGGCATGACGGTGCGTAATATTGAGCGGATCGCCTACTTTGCGACCTATGTCATTCTCAAGGTTGATGAAGTCACCCGCGACCAATACCTGGCGGATTTGGAGGCTGAGACTGAGGCGGGTCGGATGGCGATCAAGATGCGCTACGAGCAGCTTGCAGAAGCTGACAATGCCGACATCAAGCAGCTGGCGAAGGAACAAAGCCGCGAGGTTGACGAGCTTAATGACAAGTACACCACGAAGAAATCACAGCTCGAGGGCCTCATCAAGGGCGCGCTGATCTCGGAGACGGATTATCGCAACTTGCCAGAAGAGTACGACGAGCTGATCGAGGTCGGCATGGGTGCCAGCGCGCTCAAGGCCTTGCTGGACGAGATCAATCTGTCAGAACTGATCGCCCAGCTGAGCGAGGAAGCCGAACATGCCAAGGGTCAGCGCGAGAAGAAACTGCTCAAGCGCCTGAAGATGCTCGAGAGCATGCAGGCTGCTGGCATCAAGCCATCCAGCCTCTGCCTGACAGTACTGCCAGTCATCCCACCAGACTTACGTCCAATGGTCGCCCTCAGTGGTGGTCGGTTTGCAACGTCTGACCTGAACGATCTATATCGCCGCATCATCAACCGTAACAATCGCCTGAAGAAACTGGTCGAGCTCAATGCACCAGAAGTAATTCAGCGCAATGAACGACGCATGCTGCAAGAGGCCGTCGATGCCTTGATCGACAACGCAGCGGCGCGCGGTGGTCGGGCAGTCAGCTCGACTGGCAGCCGTCGTCGCCTCAAGTCAATCAGCGATATGCTCAAAGGCAAGCAAGGCCGCTTCCGCCAGAACCTGCTCGGTAAGCGTGTCGATTACTCTGGCCGCTCGGTCATTGTCGTCGGCCCGAAGCTAAAGATCAATCAGTGCGGTCTGCCAAAGCAAATGGCGCTCGAACTATTCAAGCCGTTCGTCATCAGCTGGCTGATCAAGGGTGAATTTGCCCACAACATTCGCTCGGCGACTCGTTTGATCGAGTCGGGTGAAGCGGTTGTATGGGATGCGCTTGACGAGGCGATCAAGGGCAAGTACGTGCTGCTCAACCGCGCACCGAGCTTGCACCGCCTGTCAATTCAATCCTTCCAGCCAGTCCTGGTCGAGGGCAAGGCGATTCAGCTCCATCCACTAGTCTGTGCCGGCTTTAACGCTGACTTTGACGGTGACCAGATGGCTGTCCACCTACCGCTTTCCAAGGAAGCGCAGGCCGAGGCACGCGAGCTGATGAGCGCCACCAACAACCTATTGAAGCCTGCCGACGGTGCGCCAGTGCTGCATATCTCGCAGGACATCGTGCTTGGTAACTACTACCTGACGTATGACAAGCCGCAGGCCCAGACTGACCACATCAAGGCATTTAGTTCAGTTTATGAAGCAGAGTTGGCATACGACCAGGGCGATATTCAATTGCAAACCCCAATTCGCATCTATGCTAAGGGCAAGCTGCGCCAGACGACCTTGGGCCGCGTCTTCTTTAACGAGATTTTGCCAGAGGACTTCCCGTACGACAACAATGTTCAGACCAAGAAGCAGCTGAAGAAGGTATTGGCGCAAATCTTCAACAAGTACGGTGCCGAGGAAACTGCCAAGATCGCCGACCGCATGAAGGGCCAGGCCTTCCGCTTCGCGACAACTGCGGCCGTGTCAACCGGTATGACCGACTATGTGCACTTTGATGAGATCGCTGAGTTCGTGGCTGAGGGCGACGCCAAGGCGGCCTTGATTTCTGAGCAATTCGACCAAGGTTTGATCACTGAGGATGAGCGCTACAACTTGACGGTCAATGCCTGGCGGAATGTGGACAATAAGATTACGACCTTCCTCCAGGATCAATTGGCGCACATGGACACCAGTATTTCCATGATGGTTAACTCTGGTGCTCGTGGTGATATTTCCAACGTGAAGCTGGCGAGCGCCATGATCGGTATCCAGGTCGACGCCGCTAACCGCGAGATTGAGCTGCCAATCCGTAGTTCGTACACTGGCGGTCTATCCAGCCTTGAGGCCTTCGTGGCGACCCGTGGTGCGCGTAAGGGTCTGATCGACACCGCGCTGAAGACCGCTGACTCAGGCTACCTGACCCGCCGTTTGGTTGATGTGGCACAGGACGTCTTCACGGTTGAGGACGCTGAAGGTGACGACGAGGGCTATGCAATCTACCGCTCAGAAACTGAGGAAACGATGATCGACTTCTCGAACCGCTTGGCTGGCCGTTATGCCGCTGAGACGATTCCGGGTCACGTCAACAAGGACGAATTGATCACTCGGGAAATTGCTGACTCAATTGATGACGATGAAAGCGTCCAGAGCGTCAAGATTCAATCAGTCTTGTCGACCAACAACCTCAACGGCATCCCGCAGCGCAGCTACGGTGTTGATATGTCAACTGGTAAATTGGTTGGTAATCATCAGCCAGTCGGTGTCATCGCTGCTCAGTCAGTCGGTGAGCCAGGTACTCAGCTGACTTTGCGTACCTTCCACAACTCTGGCGTTGCTGGTGGTGACATTACCCAGGGTCTGCCGCGTGTCGAAGAATTGTTTGAGGCGCGCACACCAAAGGGCCAGGCGTTTGTTGCGGAAATTGCCGGGTTAGTTGACGTTTGGGAAGATGGCAAAAAGTACATCGTCCAAGTCACTCCAGAATCTGGTAACGTTGAGCGCTTGCCGCTGGACGGCCGAACCATCATGGTCAAGGCTGGCTCAAGCGTCAAGGCTGGCGACGTGCTGGCAACTGGCGAGGAAGACACTCGCCCGCTGGTCGCACCGTTTGATGGTGTGGTTGAAGCGGCAGAAGACACGCTAGTGATCGCTGCTGAAGCTGGCGCACCGGCTCGCTACGAGATTCCTGGCAACATGCAATTGGTCGTCAAGGCTAACGACGTTGTCGAGGCTGGTGATCGCTTGACGGCTGGTTCATTGAACCTACACGACTTGATGCGCCTGAAGGGCGTCGAGGCGACTCAGCGCTACATCATCAACGAAGTGCTGCGTATTTACGCCGCTCAGGGTCAAGACGTGGCCGACAAGCACCTGGAGATCATCGTTCGCCAGATGTTTAGTCGCGTCCAGATCGAAGACGCGGGCGACAGTGACTTTGTGACGGGCGACATCGTTTCTAAGGCTGCGGTGGTGAACACCAACAAGCAGCTGGCCGCTGAAGGCAAAAACCTCATCAGCTACACCCAGTTGCTACTTGGTATCACCAAGGTGTCCATCTGGAGCGACTCATGGCTATCTGCTGCGTCCTTCCAGGACACCACTCGCGTGCTGATCAACGCTGCCGTATCTGGCCGCGCTGACCACTTGCATGGTCTCAAGGAGAACGTCATCATCGGCCGCAAGATCCCAGTGGGAACGGGCGCTGTCGAAGAGATGGAAACCGACGAGCCAAGCGAGGATGAGTTCGCTGACAACCAGGAAGAGGAATTAGCTGTAGCCGTATAA
- a CDS encoding 30S ribosomal protein S12 encodes MPTINQLVRKPRQTAKKKSKSPALGRIHNALKTRYYDQNAPLKRGVCVRVTTKTPKKPNSALRKVARVKLNNGYEVWAYIGGEGHNLQEHAVVLIRGGRVPDLPGVRYHIVRGALDLQGVNNRKRGRSKYGTKKGDK; translated from the coding sequence ATGCCAACTATCAACCAATTGGTGCGTAAACCGCGTCAAACGGCTAAGAAAAAGTCCAAGTCGCCAGCACTGGGTCGCATTCACAACGCCCTGAAAACGCGTTACTACGACCAAAATGCACCGCTCAAGCGTGGTGTTTGTGTGCGTGTGACGACCAAGACGCCAAAGAAACCAAACTCAGCTTTGCGTAAAGTTGCCCGCGTGAAACTAAACAACGGCTACGAAGTCTGGGCCTACATCGGTGGTGAAGGTCACAACTTGCAGGAGCACGCTGTGGTCTTGATCCGCGGTGGTCGTGTGCCTGACCTTCCAGGTGTGCGTTATCACATCGTCCGTGGCGCGTTGGACCTCCAGGGTGTCAACAACCGCAAGCGGGGCCGTTCAAAGTACGGTACTAAGAAAGGGGATAAGTAA